Within Nitrososphaerota archaeon, the genomic segment TGCATAATATACTTCCATAATGTTCATACCAACGCTATATAAGAACATAGCAAACAATGTCATGCTTGCTGTTTTTGCAGCAATACCAGCTCCTCCACTAGCTACTCCTATTAAAATCAATGCAATTGTTGATAATGCTAAACTTGGCCAATTATCTGATAATGCTTTATAGAAACCTTTCCAAAATTTAGATTGAGATGAGCTACATACTGTTATTTCTTTTTCAAATATTCTTTTTGAATCTGTATAAATAGATATTCTATATTTTTTAGAATAAATAATTGAATGAGGATTTAATATTCCACATTCTTTTAAAAGATCTATTGGAGGTAAGAAAAATACTTGACTTTTTATTTCTTTTATTTCATTTGCTTTTATTGAAATATCTAATTTATCTTTTGTAATTCCTTCAATTTTTTCTAAATCTAAATTTTCAATTTTTTCATTTAAGAAAAATCCATTTGTTCCTCCTTTTATATCTTCAATTTTAATAATAAAATTCCTATCTATATTATCATAATTATTTATTACTATATTGATTTTGTATATTTTTGAATCTTCAAGATTATTATCTAAATTAATTCTTATTGGAACAATTTTAAAAACTAAATATTTTAATATTTGATAAGAAGGAATATATTGATGTTTTATATTATTTTCATTTTCTTCAATTTTCTTTATTTTATCTAAAAAGCTATTGTATACTTCTTCATTTGATAATATAGAATCTCTTAATAATGGTCCTTCTCGTCCTCCTCCACCACCTCCAGAAATTTGAGAAGAAGAAGTTGTAGTTTTCTTAGTAGTTACTATAGTTGTATAAGTATATATTGGAGTTTTATATGTAGTAGTAAATCCTGTTATAGTATAAAATATTGTTTCAGTTTTTAGAGAATATGTTGTAGTAGTTGAAGTTATTTTAGAAGAAGTTGATGTTACAGTTGTTTGTTTATAAGATGTACTAGTTGTTTTAATAGATGTAGAAGTTGAAGATGTTAAAGAAGATGATGTAATTGTAGTAGTTATTTGTTTATAAGTTGTTATAGGTTCTTCAGTATTTTTAATAGTACTTGTTTTTTCATATATTGTTGTAGTTTTCTTAGGAATAGTAGTTGATATAGAAGAGGAGCTTGAAGTTTTATAGCTTGTTATAGTATTTGAAGTTATAGTAGTAATATAAGGATTTTCATAAATTGTTGTTATTATTGGATATGTAGTAATAATTTCTTTATTTCCAATTGTTTTTATTGTTTTTGTAATATAAATAATATTAATTTTTGTTTCATAAGATATTATAAATTTAGTAGAATCATATTTTGTTTTTTCACAAGATATTAAATTTTCTTTATAAGTTGATTTCTCTTCTATAGAAGTTGTTATTTCATATGTTTTTGATTTAGTAGAATAAGAAGTAAATGATTGACTTGTTGTAGAGATTTCTTTACTCTGTCCAGTAATAGTATTTATTATCCAACCAAAAATATCTAAAATTATTTTAATAATATTTTTTATTATTTCAATAATTTTTATAATAATTTCAATAATTGGTTTAATAATATATTCTATGAAAGGTTGAATAATATATTTTAAAATTGGTTCAATAACATATTTTGTGAAAGGTTTAATTATATATTCATTAATTGGTTCTATTATGTATTTTATAATAGGATTAATAATATATTCTTTAATTGGAGTAATAATATAACTATCAACAAAATTTTCTTCTTTCTTTGTAGAAGAAGTTGTTAATATTGAAGAAGTAGTTTTTATTTCAGTTTTTGTAGATGTTGTACCAATAGATGTAGTTCTTAATGTAGAAATTTGTGTAGTTATTATAGAAGATGAAGATGCGTTTGTCGTCGTTCTTAAGGATGTGGTAGATATTGAAGTTGTTGCAACTACTCCAATTTTTCTATAATGAGCTATTATTTCTCCATAATTATTTTGAATAAATAAAATATTATTTGATTCATTATTTCGATGACTTAATCTTCCATTTTTTATTTCCCAATGATCAAATTCGTATCCTTCATTAGGATAATATTTTATTCTATATCTTTCATTTCTAAATAATTTTATTGAATTTGGTAATGTGAAATTTTTCTCATCTATACTTATTTTTCCTAAATTCTCAGAATTATCATTTACACATTTTGATTTTAATATGAATCCTTCATTTAATATTGTAGAATTAAATACTTCAAATATTACTGCTATTCCTGGATTTGCATTTTTATCAATATATAAAGAATCTATATTTATAATGATTTTATCATTATCTATAGAATATTCATAAGCATTTATTTTCTTTTTTATGAAAAATTCTTCATATTCTATTGTTTTTATTTTAGATTTTAATTTATTTTTTATTTCATTTATTATTTCATTTCTATTCATTCCAAGAAAAATTCCTCTTGATATTATCCTTGATAATTCATTATTATCAAGATCAACATTCACAATTCCAATTAAAATTCCATATTGTGAAATTGTTTGGAACTTAGGAGATTTTTCAGCATGAAATCCTGGAATAAATCCTGGAATATGAAAATCGAATGGTTCATTAATATATGGATAAACTCTTTCTATATTTTTTATAGAAAATGCTTTTATTGTTAATGGAGCAATATTTCCAAAAAATAAAAGAAATATAAATAATATTGAAATCGTATCTTTTATTATTCTATTTTTAAAAATATTAAAAATTTTCATTTTTCTATTCCTCTAAAATAAGAGAAACATGATATTCTCCTCCATTAACTGTGTAAAATGTGATGTGTATTTTTTGTCCAACATGTGCTGCATTTAATGGAAATCTTATTCCAATGTCTCCACGTTCTCCAGGTTTTACAGGCAAGAATGTTTTCTCATCTAATGGATCAAGGTAACATCCTGTTTTCGAATTGCCTAAGCCTAATATTATATCAGGAGAAAATTCTTTAAATGGTTTCCCATTTATGTATACATTGCATACTCTTACAATCGTATTTCCAACATTTTCAAAATCGATAGATATAAAGAAATATTCTTCATCATTAAGATGCCCTATCTTACTCCATACATCTATAATCTCTATTTTCTCATTTACCATAAATTTTCCAATAATTCCAGATGACCACATAACAAATGCAATTGTAATAATTACGCATATTGAAATTAAAATAATTGTTGCTTTTACTACACTTATCCCTTTTTTATTTTTTAATTTCATATTCTCCTCCTTTTAAAAAGAATATAATACAATAAGAAAGTAATCATAATTACAATAATGAAAAGAAATATTGGAATAGTAAATTGTTCAATTTCTTCTTTTTTAGTTTCTTCAAATGTTTTAATTGTTTTTGTTTCTGTCTCTAACATAGTTGTTTTAGTTTCTTCAATTATTGAAGTAGTTTCTATAGGAGTTTCTTCTAAAATTGAAGTAGTAGTTATTGTTTCTGGTATTACTTTAAATATTTCTTCAGTTGCAAACATTGTGATTGTAGAAACAATTGTTTCTTCTGTAGATTCTACATATGGAAGTGCTAAAGTTATAGTTTCTCCCTTTTCTTCTATAACATGTGTAGATGTAGTAGTCCATCTTTTTGTAATTGTTTTTATATAAAATTCAGTATCAAGATTATAAGATAAGTTAAATTCTTGAAAATTATTTATTGTAATAAATATGCTATTTTGTCCTTTAGGTAATAATCCTAAAGTATAATTATGTTCATAAGGATACCATACTGACTCATCTTTTACTTTTAACCATTTTCCATTCAATGTGATATTTATTTCTCTTATGTAAATTATAATTTTATAATCTTTTAATGCTACTTCTTTACTAACACGTCTTACTTCTCCCCAATCTATTTCTTGAGGAGCAAAATTAAGCAATAATGATGCTTTCACTATCCATTCTTTTCCATTCCAATAATGTTCAATTTTCATAAAATCATTTTTCCATTCTTCATATGATTCTTTAAATTCTTCATATGGAATTGGTGAAGGATTAATAGTAAAATTTGTTACTTTAAATTTATAATCATTTATATACAATTCTAAAGAATATTCTCCAATATCAATATCTCCAATTTTATATTCATGAATTAATTTTATTGTTTTAAATTCAAATTCTGAGTATACTCTTTCTCCAAAATCAATTTTTACATTTACAAATAATACATTTCCATTTCTATTAAAATTCCCCCAATCAATGTTTGTTACATTCCATTGAGTAAAAATTGCAACACTTGCATACAATCCATCTTCTTTTAAAATAGGGAGAATATTTGCATCTGAAACTTCTATAACTTTAGAATATGTATTTGAATTTAAAGAAATTATATTAAATTGAATTGGAAGAAATAATAAAATAATTATTAAAGAGGAAAATTTGGTAAAATTTACCAAAATAACCCCTCTTCTTCATTAATAAATATATTTATGAAGAATATATAAATTTTTTATAGAAAATATAATAAAATTTCTTAAGAAATCTTTAAAATAATAAAAAACTTAAGTTTCTTCATTTTCTTTTTAATATTTAATAATGATTATTAAGCACCTTTAATTTTAAAATGAATGAATTTTTAAAAGATGAAAAATATTGCTGAAGAAATTCTTTATGATCTTTATATGAAAATAGATTTTGAAGAAAAACAAGTGGGTATAATATTATTTTTAAATTAGAGGTTAAATAATTATATTTTTATTTCTTTTTTACTTGGTTTAATTCTTTTTGGAATTTTTGGATTTAATCCTATTCCAATCCTTGTACTTATTTGGTTCTTCATGTAGCTCAATTTCCAAATCAGTTTTCTTAAAACCCCATTCGTTCATATATTCTTCATAATCCTTAAGATTTTCACATATGTGAATGTCATAGTGTTCTTTACCATCTTTTCTTAAACCTAACTTAATATTATCACCATCTTTAAGTTCCTTAAGTGCAAGTATGTATGCTTCTTTTGGAATCCCACAATCATCAGCTATAACTAATACACAAAAATCAAATTTCTCTTCTTTAATTTGACTCCCATTACCAAAATTAAAACCCCAAGCCTTTATCCCATGAAAGTAATGAGGTTTAGCGTACTTAACTTCAACTCTTTTATTTATTTCGTCTAAATATATGTCTGCTTTTTTATCCTTTCGATTATTACCTAATCGTGGCTTAAGCCCAAGTTTTTCGAGTTCGCTGGCAACCCAAATCTCACTTAACAATCCACCAACACGCGCTGTGCTTATATTCATGTTATTTAATTTTTTAATCGCATCTTCTAATGGCTCTAAACATTCTGAGTATGTATTAACCATTTAAATCCCTCATTTTTATTTATTATTTTAATTCTTTCTTTTATTTTTGGATTAATATTATCAATTAATTTTAAAAGATATTCTAATTTTTAAAATAAATATTCCATCAATTGTTGTTCTTTTCCTTTCTCAAGAAAATTTTTTAATTTTTCTTAAAGTCAATTTCGCTCAATTAATTCCTCGACTTTTTATGACTTTAAGGAATTTTTAGTAGTTTAAGTTCATATATAATACAAGATATAAAAAGAGAAATGAGAGTAATATATGAAAAAAGATAAAGTATATTTAAAACAACTCTTAACTGAATAGAATAGGGATATATTTCTGACTTTGCAAGGAAACATGGGTGGAAGCAACTCTACGTAGACAAAATAGTGTCTAACGAGCTTTAGAAAGGATTTCAGTTTTTTGGAATATGAGAAAATAACCGAATTATATTGGGCTTTCTTTATCATAATTAAAAATGAGTCCCCCTACTAAGATAACTATTTTTTATTATTGGAGCTGTAGAGATTGCTCAATCTTGTTGACCTGTTAGAAGCATGAAATCCTCCTTGGAGATACGTCTTGTCGCCTGAACAAACCAGGCCCAGGGCGCTTGAGGATCGTGAGCAGAAAATGCCTTAAGCTTCGACCTTAGTGACGCGGTGATTGCAATCGGGTTGTCCAAGTATACTTTAACATTCTTCAGCCGAAATGTCCAAGAGTATTTTTCAGGATGTCTCAGTTTAGGGTGGGGCTTATTCTCTGGGTGAGAGGCAACCTCAGCGTGAGCCACAACCCCTTTTCCACAGGCGTAGAAGCAAATATAATCGCCAGGCTTTATATATTTTCTTCCCGGTGTTCGTTCGCCGAAGGCATATATTCCGCTATCCGCAACTAATGTTTTAATACATTCTTCTGCAGTCTGAACGTCATCTCCTCTAACAGGGGTTATCCAGTATTGCCTTTCTTCAACAATTTCTTCCTGCACCTCCGGTTTCCCCTCCTCTGTTTCCCTAGCCTTCTCTTCAGCCACAAGACTTGCAATCATCTCAGCAATCGGATCGATCGAGGGCCCGGAAGGCTTAATTATCGTCAGAATATCATTATGACTAATATTGTAATCCCTCATCAACTCGGCGAGCAAGAGAAGCGATTCAACGCTTACAACCCGCAAAATATGCGTCTTCCTATCGGCTATGATTGTTTTTTCCAGCTGAGAGGTTTCCGGGTCGGCTCTGCCTATTACGTAAAGACCCAGAACGTGGTCAGGATCAGCAATTTTCTTTGCCGAGACAAGTTCATTAATATACCCTAGCAGTGTAGAAGTCTTAATCGCGTAGGCTTCGGTTTTCTTAACCTCTACAACTATGCTGAGTCCGCTGGGAGACTTCCAAAGGCCGTCGAACCCTATTTCTCCCTGTACGCCCCGATACCTTCCGAATTCCACCTTAAATCCTAAGAATTCTCCTAGATGATTCACTAGGTCTTGAAATGCACGGTTGTATTGATCTTCCGGGTGTCTCAAACATTCTTCAATATAGTCCCTAAGAATACCCAGCTGCCCAACGTTTTCCTTGAGAAACTTTCGAAATCTCTCTCTCGGCGTATTGGATCCAGGAGAATCATCCAGTTCTCCCACAAGGTTCAGAATAACACTTAAAGATGTATTCATCAATTTTATTACTCTAAACAGTCTATTTAAACTTTTTTTCAAAGATTGATCATATTCCTTAATGTATTCATCAATTTCCATTTTG encodes:
- a CDS encoding EVE domain-containing protein, whose amino-acid sequence is MEIDEYIKEYDQSLKKSLNRLFRVIKLMNTSLSVILNLVGELDDSPGSNTPRERFRKFLKENVGQLGILRDYIEECLRHPEDQYNRAFQDLVNHLGEFLGFKVEFGRYRGVQGEIGFDGLWKSPSGLSIVVEVKKTEAYAIKTSTLLGYINELVSAKKIADPDHVLGLYVIGRADPETSQLEKTIIADRKTHILRVVSVESLLLLAELMRDYNISHNDILTIIKPSGPSIDPIAEMIASLVAEEKARETEEGKPEVQEEIVEERQYWITPVRGDDVQTAEECIKTLVADSGIYAFGERTPGRKYIKPGDYICFYACGKGVVAHAEVASHPENKPHPKLRHPEKYSWTFRLKNVKVYLDNPIAITASLRSKLKAFSAHDPQAPWAWFVQATRRISKEDFMLLTGQQD